The following proteins come from a genomic window of Neptunomonas concharum:
- a CDS encoding HAD family hydrolase — protein sequence MAKALNEFRHWVFDLDGTLTQPVHDFEHIRNELGIPQSEDILAHLNALPEALRLEKSERLDQLEHFYALQAKPADGIYGLLDYLASQACTLGILTRNTREFALLSLDALGVSQYFCEAEVIGRDEATPKPDPQGIQHLAKKWKVPPASLLMIGDYRYDLLAGRAAHCTTVHVYQSDEHHWPELTDHRFSSLKHLHNTLLETVI from the coding sequence ATGGCTAAGGCCCTCAACGAGTTCCGCCACTGGGTGTTTGATCTAGATGGTACGTTAACTCAGCCGGTACATGATTTTGAGCATATTCGGAATGAGTTAGGGATCCCGCAAAGTGAGGATATTCTAGCCCACCTGAATGCTTTACCGGAGGCGCTTCGTCTAGAAAAATCTGAACGCTTAGACCAGCTAGAGCACTTTTATGCTTTACAGGCTAAACCTGCCGACGGGATATACGGGTTACTCGATTATCTGGCATCCCAGGCGTGCACTTTGGGTATTCTAACGCGTAATACTCGTGAATTTGCATTGCTTTCTTTAGATGCGCTTGGCGTCTCCCAGTACTTCTGCGAAGCTGAGGTCATTGGCCGTGACGAGGCCACTCCTAAGCCAGACCCTCAGGGCATCCAGCATTTGGCTAAAAAATGGAAAGTACCGCCTGCATCGTTATTGATGATCGGAGATTATCGGTATGATTTATTGGCAGGACGTGCCGCTCATTGTACAACTGTTCATGTTTATCAATCAGATGAGCACCATTGGCCGGAGCTGACCGATCATCGCTTCTCTTCATTGAAACACCTGCACAATACACTTTTGGAAACTGTTATATAA
- a CDS encoding MGMT family protein has product MQPDYNIAIWTAVGHIPVGKVATYGQIARLAGFPNSARAVGRALAILPSDTRIPWHRVINAKGQISFPIASEKFKEQALRLTSEGILIKQGKISLTLFGWEL; this is encoded by the coding sequence ATGCAACCAGATTATAACATCGCTATCTGGACTGCCGTAGGCCATATCCCTGTTGGCAAAGTCGCAACCTATGGGCAAATCGCAAGATTGGCTGGCTTCCCTAATAGTGCCAGAGCCGTGGGCCGAGCATTGGCTATCCTCCCTAGTGATACTCGCATCCCTTGGCATCGAGTTATCAACGCAAAAGGGCAAATATCTTTCCCCATAGCAAGTGAAAAGTTTAAAGAGCAGGCCCTCAGGCTAACATCAGAGGGGATCTTGATTAAGCAGGGTAAAATTTCATTAACATTATTTGGTTGGGAGCTTTAA
- a CDS encoding electron transfer flavoprotein subunit alpha/FixB family protein — MAILVIAEHDNSTLKSATLNTVAAASQMGGDVHILVAGAGCQSVADEAAKVSGVAQVLLADNAAYEHQLAENISLLVSEMGKDYSHIVAPATTSGKNFMPRVAALLDVGQISEIVRVENADTFDRPIYAGNAIATVKSLDAIKVITVRTTGFDAVASEGGAAAIQTVGTAHDAGTSQFVKEEMAVSDRPELTSARVVISGGRGMGNGENFALIEKVADKLGAAVGASRAAVDAGFVPNDMQVGQTGKIVAPDLYIAVGISGAIQHLAGMKDSKVIVAINKDEEAPIFQVADYGLVADLFEAVPQLEQAL, encoded by the coding sequence ATGGCTATTCTCGTTATTGCAGAACATGACAACAGCACATTGAAAAGCGCCACACTAAATACCGTGGCTGCAGCTTCGCAGATGGGCGGTGATGTTCATATTTTGGTTGCCGGTGCTGGTTGTCAGTCCGTTGCTGATGAGGCGGCAAAAGTATCGGGTGTTGCTCAAGTCTTACTAGCAGATAATGCAGCTTATGAGCACCAATTAGCAGAAAATATCTCTTTGCTTGTATCTGAAATGGGTAAAGATTATAGCCATATTGTGGCACCAGCGACGACGTCTGGTAAAAACTTTATGCCACGTGTTGCTGCTTTATTGGATGTTGGGCAAATTTCTGAAATTGTTCGCGTAGAAAATGCAGATACATTTGACCGTCCAATCTATGCAGGTAATGCGATTGCTACAGTTAAGTCATTAGACGCTATTAAGGTGATCACTGTTCGTACTACAGGTTTTGACGCGGTTGCTTCTGAAGGTGGCGCGGCTGCTATTCAGACAGTAGGTACGGCTCATGATGCGGGTACTTCTCAGTTCGTTAAAGAAGAGATGGCGGTTTCTGATCGCCCTGAGTTGACTTCTGCACGTGTCGTTATCTCTGGTGGCCGTGGTATGGGTAACGGTGAAAACTTTGCACTAATAGAGAAGGTCGCCGATAAATTAGGTGCTGCTGTAGGTGCTTCTCGTGCCGCTGTTGATGCAGGCTTTGTACCTAACGATATGCAGGTTGGACAAACGGGTAAAATCGTCGCGCCAGACTTGTACATTGCAGTCGGTATCTCTGGAGCTATCCAGCACTTAGCGGGTATGAAAGATTCAAAAGTTATCGTTGCTATTAACAAGGACGAAGAAGCTCCCATTTTCCAAGTAGCAGATTACGGTCTTGTTGCTGATTTATTTGAAGCTGTACCTCAGTTAGAGCAGGCGCTCTAA
- a CDS encoding HIT family protein, with protein MDELELEFELDARLANDCIVLGDFPLSRLLLMNDSQYPWFILVPRRAGSTEIYHLSEADRTQLMAESADLAETIADSFRAKKMNIANLGNIVPQLHIHHIARTENDPAWPGPVWDKLPAVPYTPERIEEIRLKINSMLNGELKLLSR; from the coding sequence ATGGACGAATTAGAGTTGGAGTTTGAGCTAGATGCCCGTTTAGCCAATGACTGCATTGTACTGGGTGACTTTCCTTTGAGTCGACTATTGCTGATGAATGATTCGCAATACCCTTGGTTCATTTTAGTACCCCGTCGCGCAGGATCTACAGAAATTTACCATCTATCTGAAGCTGATCGAACGCAATTGATGGCAGAGTCTGCAGACCTTGCAGAAACCATTGCAGATAGCTTTCGTGCCAAAAAAATGAATATCGCTAATCTGGGTAATATCGTTCCTCAATTGCATATTCATCATATAGCTCGTACAGAAAATGATCCGGCTTGGCCAGGCCCTGTATGGGACAAATTGCCCGCTGTTCCCTATACGCCTGAGCGCATCGAAGAGATCAGGCTAAAAATCAATAGCATGTTGAACGGCGAGTTAAAATTGCTCAGTAGGTAA
- a CDS encoding electron transfer flavoprotein subunit beta/FixA family protein has product MKVLVTVKRVIDYNVKVRVKSDNSDVDLNNVKMAMNPFCEIAVEEAVRLKEAGVATEVVAVSLGSKACQEQLRTALALGADRAIHVESDEVLESLTVAKLLKKVIDDEQPSLVIMGKQSIDTDNNQTGQMLAALTGFGQGTFASEVKVEGESAQVTREVDGGLQTVALKLPAIVTTDLRLNEPRYASLPNIMKAKKKPLDVKTPADLGVEIKAHTQLVKVAPPAERQAGIKVASVEELVEKLKNEAKVI; this is encoded by the coding sequence ATGAAAGTTCTAGTAACTGTCAAACGCGTAATCGACTACAACGTAAAAGTACGTGTGAAGTCCGATAACAGCGATGTTGATCTGAATAACGTTAAGATGGCGATGAACCCTTTCTGTGAAATCGCAGTTGAAGAAGCGGTGCGCCTTAAGGAAGCAGGCGTTGCAACGGAAGTTGTCGCTGTATCTCTAGGTTCTAAAGCGTGTCAGGAACAGCTAAGAACGGCTTTAGCACTCGGTGCTGATCGAGCAATTCATGTTGAGTCTGATGAGGTGCTTGAATCACTGACAGTTGCTAAGTTGCTCAAGAAAGTTATCGATGACGAACAGCCAAGTCTAGTTATCATGGGTAAACAGTCTATTGATACTGATAACAATCAAACTGGACAGATGCTGGCTGCACTGACAGGGTTCGGGCAAGGCACGTTCGCTTCGGAAGTGAAAGTAGAAGGCGAGTCAGCTCAAGTTACCCGTGAAGTTGACGGTGGCTTGCAGACAGTTGCTTTGAAATTACCTGCGATCGTAACAACAGATTTACGTTTGAATGAGCCTCGTTACGCTTCATTGCCTAATATCATGAAAGCTAAGAAAAAGCCTTTAGATGTTAAAACACCTGCGGATTTAGGTGTTGAAATTAAAGCGCATACGCAACTGGTTAAAGTTGCTCCGCCTGCTGAGCGTCAAGCGGGTATTAAAGTGGCTTCTGTTGAAGAGCTGGTCGAAAAACTGAAAAACGAAGCGAAGGTGATCTAA
- a CDS encoding flavin reductase family protein, whose product MIINLSALSKDSVYHTLTQVIVPRPVAWVLSEHANGKFNLAPFSYFSAVCSDPPIVMISVGKKPDGSEKDTYKNIVEREHFVIHIAGADMASAVTQSSMVLPEGESELEACHLTTENVEGFNLPRVVGAPIAMSCRLYQHSEIGNSGQKMVLGEIEKIWIDEDVLSYDEKGRMKVLPARLNPLGRLGGIEYGVLGDILRIPRPS is encoded by the coding sequence TTGATCATTAATTTGTCTGCTTTAAGTAAAGATTCGGTTTACCATACTTTGACTCAGGTCATTGTTCCTCGACCCGTTGCTTGGGTCTTATCTGAGCACGCCAATGGTAAGTTTAACTTGGCGCCTTTTTCCTATTTCTCAGCTGTTTGTAGTGATCCGCCTATCGTTATGATTTCAGTCGGTAAAAAACCGGATGGTAGCGAAAAAGATACGTATAAAAATATCGTAGAAAGAGAGCATTTTGTGATTCATATCGCTGGGGCGGATATGGCGAGTGCTGTGACCCAAAGTTCAATGGTGTTACCAGAGGGTGAGTCGGAGCTTGAGGCCTGTCATTTAACCACTGAAAACGTTGAAGGTTTTAATTTACCGCGTGTTGTTGGTGCTCCTATTGCGATGTCATGCCGCTTATATCAGCATTCAGAAATTGGTAACAGTGGCCAGAAAATGGTGCTGGGTGAAATTGAGAAAATTTGGATCGATGAGGATGTCCTATCCTATGATGAGAAAGGGCGTATGAAGGTGTTACCTGCTCGCCTTAACCCTTTAGGGAGGTTAGGGGGAATTGAGTATGGTGTTTTAGGTGATATTCTGCGTATTCCTCGGCCAAGTTAA
- a CDS encoding putative bifunctional diguanylate cyclase/phosphodiesterase, giving the protein MPTAEIESIESEERRIEESMLEEGLLNANILMVDDDPVLVKIIGAQLRAIGHRNFNSVSDPYVAYEYIVRNPPDLILLDLVMPGLNGFDILKLIRENSAIQHLPVVMLTSSTDAETKLEALGKGVTDFLPKPIDSSELILRIRNLLTVKAYQDRLAYYDPLTGLPNRLLYMDRLDWAMKNAKRNRTQIAVLDIGVDHFRKINESLGPGAGDKLLKALAQRLLDCVRQTDVVSHVGGEELWRSISRLGGDEFSILLTSLATADNAGYVALRILQAMEQPFWVNDQELFISVSIGIAIYPVDGESPDVILQHASSATDQVKKLGRANYQFFSESLHKDSRRQLSLEMDLHKALERNELVLHFQPQIDQTRNRVVGAEALIRWQHPVLGTLAPDKFIPLAEKMGLILPIGDWVLKEVCRVAALCQSLALTEIEFSINISAHQFLLDSLAENIHQYLEEHALPSALLTVELTESVLVKDVETTAAILTQLRDVGVKVSIDDFGTGYSSLSYLQQFPVDELKVDRSFLTGLSQYKNAEAIVSSIIRLAKDLGLKIVAEGVETEQQLSFLRAKECSIIQGYYYAKPLEAEALIAFIKTFNRVL; this is encoded by the coding sequence ATGCCAACTGCGGAAATTGAGTCTATCGAATCGGAAGAGCGGCGTATCGAAGAGTCGATGCTTGAAGAGGGGTTGTTGAATGCCAATATCCTTATGGTTGACGATGATCCCGTTTTAGTAAAAATTATTGGTGCACAGTTAAGAGCAATAGGTCACCGAAACTTTAATAGTGTCAGTGACCCTTATGTCGCTTACGAGTACATTGTGCGTAATCCGCCAGATCTGATTTTGCTAGATTTGGTTATGCCAGGCCTGAATGGGTTTGATATTTTAAAGCTGATTAGAGAAAACAGCGCGATTCAACATCTTCCAGTCGTGATGTTGACATCCTCTACTGACGCTGAAACCAAGCTGGAAGCTTTGGGCAAAGGCGTTACCGATTTCTTACCTAAACCAATTGATAGCAGCGAACTGATCTTGCGTATTCGTAATCTGCTAACGGTAAAAGCTTATCAAGATCGCTTGGCGTATTATGACCCGTTGACAGGATTACCTAACCGGTTGCTCTATATGGACCGCTTAGACTGGGCAATGAAAAATGCTAAACGTAACCGAACCCAGATTGCCGTGTTAGATATTGGGGTCGATCACTTTCGCAAGATTAATGAGTCTTTAGGGCCAGGTGCCGGTGATAAGCTGTTGAAGGCTTTGGCGCAGCGTTTGCTCGACTGTGTGCGTCAAACCGATGTTGTCTCCCATGTGGGAGGAGAGGAGTTGTGGCGAAGTATCTCTCGCTTAGGGGGGGATGAGTTCTCGATTCTGCTGACCTCTTTGGCAACGGCGGATAACGCGGGTTATGTGGCCTTACGTATATTGCAAGCGATGGAACAACCGTTTTGGGTTAATGATCAGGAATTATTTATTTCGGTCAGCATTGGCATTGCGATTTACCCTGTTGATGGAGAAAGCCCGGATGTGATTTTGCAGCATGCCTCCTCAGCGACGGATCAAGTTAAGAAGTTAGGGCGGGCAAATTATCAGTTTTTCTCCGAGTCGTTGCATAAAGACTCTCGTCGACAACTGAGTTTGGAGATGGATCTGCATAAGGCATTGGAGCGAAATGAACTGGTGCTGCACTTTCAGCCGCAAATAGATCAAACAAGAAATCGTGTAGTAGGAGCTGAGGCATTAATCAGGTGGCAGCATCCTGTGCTTGGCACACTCGCTCCTGATAAATTTATCCCCTTAGCTGAAAAAATGGGGCTAATTCTCCCTATTGGTGATTGGGTTTTAAAAGAGGTATGTCGAGTAGCCGCTTTGTGCCAATCGCTTGCTCTGACGGAAATAGAGTTTTCTATCAACATATCGGCTCACCAGTTTTTACTGGACTCGTTGGCTGAGAATATCCATCAGTATTTGGAGGAACATGCTCTACCATCTGCTCTGCTTACTGTAGAGCTAACTGAAAGTGTACTGGTTAAAGATGTTGAGACGACAGCTGCAATCCTTACTCAGCTTAGGGATGTGGGAGTTAAAGTGTCGATCGATGACTTTGGTACAGGCTACTCCTCGTTGAGTTACTTACAGCAATTCCCTGTGGATGAGTTGAAAGTTGATCGCTCTTTTCTAACAGGGCTATCTCAATATAAGAATGCTGAGGCGATTGTTTCGTCGATTATTCGCCTTGCAAAAGATTTAGGTCTGAAAATTGTGGCTGAGGGGGTAGAAACGGAGCAGCAGTTATCGTTTCTTCGAGCGAAAGAGTGTTCTATTATCCAAGGCTATTATTATGCTAAGCCTCTTGAGGCAGAGGCATTAATTGCATTTATCAAAACGTTTAACCGAGTGCTTTAA
- a CDS encoding GNAT family N-acetyltransferase encodes MTYQFDLCDSVEQIGKERWDALFNSDFPFTSYEFFDALEKSGATSSNSGWQPLHLTMLKEEECIALVPLYIKHHSYGEYVFDWAWADAYHRHGVQYYPKLLTASPFSPVSGPKYGTQLPDATFLPLLSQAIKELCHTYEWSSWHGLFIPEASANQLETQGMITRHGCQYHWFNQGYDGFETFLDKFTSRKRKAIRKERKKVAEQDIRIQVHEGAEVDQTLIEHFYQCYQTTHLQRGRQGYLNIDFFQRIFKTMPEKIVLFTAYQADRAVAAALCFKDHTSLYGRYWGALGAYDCLHFETCYYTGIEYCIKHGLSHFDPGAQGEHKIQRGFEPIRTFSSHFIQHEGFEKAIQQFATEERDAIASQIDSLTEWLPFKN; translated from the coding sequence ATGACTTACCAATTTGACCTATGTGATTCTGTTGAGCAGATTGGAAAAGAGCGCTGGGATGCACTCTTCAATTCGGATTTCCCGTTTACCTCCTACGAGTTTTTTGATGCACTTGAAAAAAGCGGGGCCACCTCCTCTAACAGCGGCTGGCAACCACTGCATCTAACGATGCTCAAAGAGGAAGAGTGTATTGCGCTAGTACCTCTCTATATTAAACATCACTCCTACGGCGAGTATGTCTTCGATTGGGCTTGGGCGGATGCATATCATCGCCACGGGGTACAATACTACCCGAAGCTTTTAACGGCCTCGCCCTTCTCTCCAGTTAGTGGGCCTAAATATGGAACTCAGCTTCCAGATGCTACATTTCTACCTCTGTTGTCTCAGGCGATCAAAGAACTATGTCATACATATGAATGGTCATCTTGGCACGGGCTGTTCATTCCAGAAGCTTCTGCCAACCAATTAGAAACTCAAGGTATGATCACCCGGCATGGGTGCCAATATCATTGGTTTAACCAAGGTTACGATGGTTTCGAAACCTTCCTTGATAAGTTTACATCTCGCAAGCGTAAGGCAATTCGAAAAGAGCGTAAAAAAGTAGCAGAGCAAGACATTAGGATACAAGTACATGAGGGTGCAGAAGTAGATCAAACGCTCATAGAGCATTTCTATCAATGCTATCAGACAACGCACCTACAGCGTGGCCGCCAAGGCTATTTAAATATCGACTTTTTTCAACGTATTTTTAAGACTATGCCGGAGAAAATCGTACTATTTACCGCTTATCAAGCAGACCGAGCCGTTGCTGCGGCTCTGTGCTTTAAAGATCATACATCCTTGTACGGCAGGTATTGGGGAGCACTAGGCGCCTATGACTGCCTACATTTTGAAACGTGCTACTACACTGGCATTGAGTATTGCATAAAGCATGGTCTCAGCCATTTTGATCCAGGAGCACAAGGAGAGCATAAGATCCAACGAGGCTTTGAGCCTATCAGAACGTTCTCTTCTCATTTTATCCAGCATGAAGGGTTTGAAAAGGCTATACAACAGTTTGCAACAGAAGAGCGCGATGCTATAGCCTCTCAAATCGACTCGTTAACCGAATGGCTTCCCTTTAAAAATTAA
- a CDS encoding GGDEF domain-containing protein, with the protein MDRRRTLETENTELKRTLRLTAKKIEHNEATLKRFFDVELRLLACNRLAELLDLLLNDFKTTFKLSDVRLVLFDPEHITRELLENFLPHHSSQIQLEPNQRFLKQLYPAKKLLAGEISSDDRKELFPNNPYILSAALLPLVRQECLIGSLHLGAQDIHRYTVDYQYDYLEHLASVIAVCIENCINQENLQRLSTFDMLTNVHNRRAFDQDILKEVNRANRNNAPLSCLFIDLDYFKAINDTHGHQTGDRVLKTIGLLLKRILRKTDLIARYGGEEFAILLPGCAETQAQQVAENLRKQVASEIFRSLEGVPFRISTSIGFSTFYPEQHPNPPDLKEASEHLVRISDEALYQAKHEGRNCIRFKPFPKQAADNSPLHSA; encoded by the coding sequence ATGGATAGACGGCGCACGCTAGAAACCGAAAATACAGAGCTAAAGCGTACCCTCAGGCTAACTGCGAAAAAAATTGAGCATAATGAGGCAACGCTGAAACGCTTTTTTGATGTAGAGCTACGTCTTCTGGCGTGTAATCGTCTTGCTGAGCTCTTGGATCTATTATTAAACGATTTCAAGACAACATTTAAACTGTCTGATGTTCGCCTTGTACTCTTTGACCCTGAACACATCACCCGTGAGCTCTTAGAAAACTTTCTTCCGCACCATAGCAGCCAAATTCAGCTAGAGCCTAACCAGCGTTTCCTGAAACAGCTCTACCCTGCCAAAAAACTATTAGCTGGTGAAATAAGCTCAGATGATAGAAAAGAGCTCTTCCCAAACAACCCTTACATTTTAAGTGCAGCGCTTTTACCCTTAGTTCGGCAGGAGTGTCTTATTGGCAGCTTGCATCTAGGTGCTCAGGATATCCATCGCTACACAGTAGACTATCAATATGATTATTTAGAGCATCTTGCCTCGGTTATAGCAGTGTGTATCGAGAACTGTATCAACCAAGAGAACCTACAGCGCCTAAGCACCTTTGATATGCTGACCAATGTTCACAACCGAAGGGCTTTTGATCAAGATATTCTTAAAGAGGTGAACAGAGCAAACCGCAACAATGCTCCCCTCAGCTGTTTGTTTATTGATTTAGATTACTTTAAAGCCATTAACGATACCCATGGACACCAAACTGGTGACCGGGTCTTAAAAACTATCGGCCTACTGCTGAAAAGGATACTTAGAAAAACCGACTTGATTGCTAGATACGGCGGCGAGGAATTTGCTATTTTACTGCCGGGATGTGCAGAAACTCAGGCACAGCAGGTCGCCGAAAACTTACGTAAACAGGTTGCATCGGAAATATTTCGAAGCTTAGAGGGGGTCCCCTTCAGGATCTCTACTTCTATAGGCTTTTCGACTTTTTACCCAGAACAACACCCAAACCCGCCCGATCTAAAAGAAGCGTCCGAGCACCTTGTTAGAATATCTGATGAGGCCTTATATCAAGCTAAGCATGAGGGGAGAAACTGCATCAGATTCAAGCCCTTTCCCAAACAGGCTGCAGACAACTCCCCTTTGCATAGTGCATAA
- a CDS encoding hemerythrin domain-containing protein translates to MTVVSELHQDHVNLSKLLEILEKKVEKLKHDGEPNFSLMADVIGYIANYAEHHHHPREDKMYAFFKGRDAELDKVMADCEVAHQELKGIGGDLLEVIDGILHDAVLPMDEFIARLESFVFNEKAHLDFEEGHIFPKLIAVASDKDWAELAISLPAEADPLFGEKQAEEYKELYKALMQDMNA, encoded by the coding sequence ATGACAGTGGTATCCGAGTTGCATCAAGATCATGTGAACCTCAGTAAGCTATTAGAAATCCTTGAGAAGAAAGTTGAAAAGCTAAAGCATGATGGAGAGCCCAATTTTAGTTTGATGGCTGATGTTATTGGTTACATTGCCAATTATGCAGAGCATCACCACCACCCTAGAGAAGATAAGATGTATGCTTTTTTCAAAGGGAGGGATGCGGAGCTGGATAAAGTAATGGCTGACTGTGAAGTTGCCCATCAAGAGCTTAAAGGGATCGGTGGTGATTTATTAGAGGTTATTGACGGGATTCTCCATGACGCTGTGCTTCCGATGGATGAGTTTATTGCTCGTTTAGAGAGCTTCGTGTTTAATGAAAAAGCGCATTTAGACTTTGAAGAGGGGCATATTTTCCCTAAGCTGATTGCAGTCGCTAGCGATAAGGATTGGGCAGAGCTTGCTATCTCTCTCCCTGCTGAGGCCGATCCTTTATTCGGTGAGAAGCAGGCTGAGGAGTACAAAGAGTTATATAAAGCGCTTATGCAAGATATGAACGCATAA
- a CDS encoding electron transfer flavoprotein-ubiquinone oxidoreductase, producing MEFDVVVVGAGPAGLSAACRLMQMANEQEQELTVCVVEKGSEVGAHILSGAVVESRALDELFPNWKELGAPLNTPVTRDELYLLKDNEKATKLPSALIPKTMHNHGNYIVSLGNLTRWLGEQAEQLGVEIFPGFTAAEILLNEDGSVKGIATGDMGVAEDGSEKDSYMPGMELHAKYTLFAEGCRGHLGKQLYQTFQLDKNADAQHYGIGIKELWDIDPAKHEEGLVVHGSGWPLEGGTSGGFFLYHAENNQVVVGLIVDLNYANPYVSPFDEFQRMKHHPVLKQYLAGGKRVSYGARAIAKGGFNALPEMTFPGGLLIGCNAGTLNFAKIKGTHTAMKSGMIAAESVFEAIKGGCTGGKKLDSFDSAFKDSWLYEELYRSRNFGPAMHKFGPYLGGAFNFIDQNLFGGKLPITLRDNHEDYAQMRPASEFSEITYPKPDGVLSFDKLSSVFLSNTNHEEDQPCHLTLKDSSIPLGKNLPLYAEPAQRYCPAGVYEIVETEAGEAKFQINSQNCVHCKTCDIKDPSQNIIWITPEGGGGPNYPNM from the coding sequence ATGGAATTTGATGTTGTCGTCGTAGGCGCAGGCCCAGCCGGATTATCCGCTGCCTGTCGCTTGATGCAGATGGCAAACGAGCAAGAACAAGAACTGACCGTATGTGTGGTTGAAAAGGGTTCTGAAGTAGGTGCCCATATCCTTTCGGGTGCGGTGGTTGAATCCCGTGCATTGGATGAACTCTTCCCCAACTGGAAAGAGCTTGGCGCCCCTCTCAACACGCCCGTCACTCGTGATGAGCTGTATCTGCTCAAAGATAATGAAAAAGCCACCAAACTACCGAGCGCGCTGATCCCAAAAACCATGCACAACCATGGTAACTATATTGTCAGCCTCGGTAACTTAACCCGTTGGCTAGGAGAGCAGGCGGAGCAGCTCGGTGTCGAGATCTTTCCAGGCTTTACCGCTGCGGAAATTCTTCTCAATGAGGATGGCAGCGTCAAAGGTATCGCTACCGGTGATATGGGTGTCGCTGAAGATGGCTCCGAGAAAGACAGCTATATGCCGGGTATGGAGCTGCATGCCAAATACACCTTGTTTGCGGAAGGTTGCCGCGGCCATTTGGGCAAACAGCTGTATCAGACGTTCCAGCTGGATAAAAACGCCGATGCTCAGCACTACGGTATCGGTATTAAAGAGCTGTGGGATATCGATCCAGCGAAACACGAAGAGGGCTTAGTGGTACATGGGTCGGGTTGGCCACTGGAAGGTGGCACCAGCGGTGGCTTCTTCCTTTACCATGCAGAGAACAATCAAGTGGTGGTGGGTCTGATTGTCGATCTGAACTACGCCAACCCTTACGTCAGTCCGTTTGATGAATTCCAGCGGATGAAGCATCACCCGGTGCTCAAACAATACTTAGCAGGCGGTAAGCGTGTCTCTTATGGTGCGCGTGCTATCGCTAAAGGTGGCTTTAATGCACTGCCTGAAATGACCTTCCCGGGCGGTCTTTTGATCGGTTGTAATGCGGGCACGTTGAACTTCGCTAAAATCAAAGGCACCCATACCGCGATGAAGTCCGGCATGATTGCGGCTGAATCGGTGTTTGAAGCGATCAAAGGCGGCTGCACCGGCGGTAAAAAACTTGATAGCTTTGATAGCGCGTTTAAAGACTCTTGGTTATATGAAGAGTTGTATCGCTCCCGTAACTTTGGCCCGGCGATGCACAAGTTTGGCCCGTATTTAGGTGGCGCGTTCAACTTTATCGATCAGAACCTCTTTGGTGGCAAGCTGCCAATCACGCTACGTGATAATCATGAAGATTATGCACAGATGCGCCCCGCTAGCGAGTTCAGCGAGATCACCTACCCGAAACCGGACGGTGTCTTAAGTTTTGATAAGCTCAGCTCGGTGTTCCTCTCCAACACCAACCATGAAGAAGACCAACCGTGCCACTTAACGCTAAAAGACAGCAGTATTCCGTTGGGTAAAAACCTGCCACTGTACGCAGAACCGGCGCAACGCTACTGCCCTGCAGGCGTTTATGAGATTGTGGAAACTGAAGCGGGAGAGGCGAAGTTCCAGATCAACTCGCAGAACTGCGTCCATTGTAAAACCTGTGATATTAAAGATCCGTCTCAGAATATCATCTGGATTACTCCAGAAGGCGGCGGCGGGCCTAACTACCCGAATATGTAA